The Strix uralensis isolate ZFMK-TIS-50842 chromosome 23, bStrUra1, whole genome shotgun sequence genome has a segment encoding these proteins:
- the SLC2A1 gene encoding solute carrier family 2, facilitated glucose transporter member 1 isoform X2, translating into MTARLMLAVGGAVLGSLQFGYNTGVINAPQKVIEDFYNRTWLYRYEEPISPATLTTLWSLSVAIFSVGGMIGSFSVGLFVNRFGRRNSMLMSNILAFISAVLMGFSKMAFSFEMLILGRFIIGLYSGLTTGFVPMYVGEVSPTALRGALGTFHQLGIVLGILIAQVFGLDLIMGNDSLWPLLLGFIFVPALLQCVILPFAPESPRFLLINRNEENKAKSVLKKLRGTTDVSSDLQEMKEESRQMMREKKVTIMELFRSPMYRQPILIAIVLQLSQQLSGINAVFYYSTSIFEKSGVEQPVYATIGSGVVNTAFTVVSLFVVERAGRRTLHLIGLAGMAGCAVLMTIALTLLDQMPWMSYLSIVAIFGFVAFFEIGPGPIPWFIVAELFSQGPRPAAFAVAGLSNWTSNFIVGMGFQYIAQLCGSYVFIIFTVLLVLFFIFTYFKVPETKGRTFDEIASGFRQGGANQSDKTPDEFHSLGADSQV; encoded by the exons GTGATTGAGGACTTCTACAACCGTACCTGGCTGTACCGATACGAGGAGCCCATCAGCCCTGCCACCCTCACCACGCTCTGGTCCCTCTCCGTTGCCATCTTCTCTGTCGGAGGCATGATCGGGTCCTTTTCTGTGGGGCTCTTCGTCAATCGCTTCGGACG gcgCAACTCCATGCTGATGTCCAACATTCTCGCCTTCATCTCCGCCGTCCTCATGGGCTTCTCCAAGATGGCTTTCTCCTTTGAGATGCTCATCCTTGGCCGCTTCATCATCGGCCTCTACTCCGGCCTCACCACTGGTTTTGTGCCCATGTACGTGGGTGAGGTGTCACCCACTGCGCTGCGGGGTGCCTTGGGGACCTTCCACCAGCTTGGCATCGTCTTGGGCATCCTCATTGCGCAA GTGTTCGGTTTGGACTTGATCATGGGGAACGACTCACTCTGGCCTCTGCTCCTGGGGTTCATCTTCGTCCCTGCCTTGCTGCAGTGCGTCATCCTGCCCTTCGCCCCCGAGAGCCCCCGCTTCCTCCTCATCAACCGCAACGAGGAGAACAAAGCCAAGAGCG TCCTCAAGAAGCTGCGGGGCACGACAGACGTCAGCAGCGACCTCCAGGAGATGAAGGAGGAGAGCCGGCAAATGATGCGAGAGAAGAAGGTCACCATAATGGAGCTCTTCCGCTCCCCCATGTATCGCCAGCCCATCCTCATTGCCATCGTCCtgcagctgtcccagcagctctCGGGGATCAATGCA GTTTTCTACTACTCCACCAGCATCTTTGAGAAGTCAGGTGTGGAGCAGCCCGTCTACGCCACCATCGGCTCCGGCGTGGTCAATACGGCTTTCACGGTCGTTTCG CTCTTCGTGGTGGAACGAGCCGGACGCAGGACCCTCCACCTCATCGGCCTGGCGGGGATGGCGGGTTGTGCGGTGCTCATGACCATCGCCCTGACGCTGCTG GACCAAATGCCCTGGATGTCCTACCTCAGCATCGTGGCCATCTTTGGCTTCGTGGCCTTCTTCGAGATTGGCCCAGGCCCCATCCCCTGGTTTATCGTGGCAGAACTGTTCAGCCAAGGCCCTCGTCCCGCTGCCTTTGCCGTCGCCGGGCTGTCCAACTGGACCTCGAACTTCATCGTGGGCATGGGCTTCCAGTACATCGCG caaCTCTGTGGCTCCTACGTCTTCATCATCTTCACGGTGCTGCTAGTCCTCTTCTTCATCTTCACCTACTTCAAGGTGCCGGAGACGAAGGGTCGGACCTTTGACGAGATCGCCTCGGGTTTCCGTCAGGGGGGAGCCAACCAGAGCGACAAAACCCCGGATGAGTTTCACAGCTTGGGCGCCGACTCCCAGGTGTAA
- the SLC2A1 gene encoding solute carrier family 2, facilitated glucose transporter member 1 isoform X1 yields METGSKMTARLMLAVGGAVLGSLQFGYNTGVINAPQKVIEDFYNRTWLYRYEEPISPATLTTLWSLSVAIFSVGGMIGSFSVGLFVNRFGRRNSMLMSNILAFISAVLMGFSKMAFSFEMLILGRFIIGLYSGLTTGFVPMYVGEVSPTALRGALGTFHQLGIVLGILIAQVFGLDLIMGNDSLWPLLLGFIFVPALLQCVILPFAPESPRFLLINRNEENKAKSVLKKLRGTTDVSSDLQEMKEESRQMMREKKVTIMELFRSPMYRQPILIAIVLQLSQQLSGINAVFYYSTSIFEKSGVEQPVYATIGSGVVNTAFTVVSLFVVERAGRRTLHLIGLAGMAGCAVLMTIALTLLDQMPWMSYLSIVAIFGFVAFFEIGPGPIPWFIVAELFSQGPRPAAFAVAGLSNWTSNFIVGMGFQYIAQLCGSYVFIIFTVLLVLFFIFTYFKVPETKGRTFDEIASGFRQGGANQSDKTPDEFHSLGADSQV; encoded by the exons GTGATTGAGGACTTCTACAACCGTACCTGGCTGTACCGATACGAGGAGCCCATCAGCCCTGCCACCCTCACCACGCTCTGGTCCCTCTCCGTTGCCATCTTCTCTGTCGGAGGCATGATCGGGTCCTTTTCTGTGGGGCTCTTCGTCAATCGCTTCGGACG gcgCAACTCCATGCTGATGTCCAACATTCTCGCCTTCATCTCCGCCGTCCTCATGGGCTTCTCCAAGATGGCTTTCTCCTTTGAGATGCTCATCCTTGGCCGCTTCATCATCGGCCTCTACTCCGGCCTCACCACTGGTTTTGTGCCCATGTACGTGGGTGAGGTGTCACCCACTGCGCTGCGGGGTGCCTTGGGGACCTTCCACCAGCTTGGCATCGTCTTGGGCATCCTCATTGCGCAA GTGTTCGGTTTGGACTTGATCATGGGGAACGACTCACTCTGGCCTCTGCTCCTGGGGTTCATCTTCGTCCCTGCCTTGCTGCAGTGCGTCATCCTGCCCTTCGCCCCCGAGAGCCCCCGCTTCCTCCTCATCAACCGCAACGAGGAGAACAAAGCCAAGAGCG TCCTCAAGAAGCTGCGGGGCACGACAGACGTCAGCAGCGACCTCCAGGAGATGAAGGAGGAGAGCCGGCAAATGATGCGAGAGAAGAAGGTCACCATAATGGAGCTCTTCCGCTCCCCCATGTATCGCCAGCCCATCCTCATTGCCATCGTCCtgcagctgtcccagcagctctCGGGGATCAATGCA GTTTTCTACTACTCCACCAGCATCTTTGAGAAGTCAGGTGTGGAGCAGCCCGTCTACGCCACCATCGGCTCCGGCGTGGTCAATACGGCTTTCACGGTCGTTTCG CTCTTCGTGGTGGAACGAGCCGGACGCAGGACCCTCCACCTCATCGGCCTGGCGGGGATGGCGGGTTGTGCGGTGCTCATGACCATCGCCCTGACGCTGCTG GACCAAATGCCCTGGATGTCCTACCTCAGCATCGTGGCCATCTTTGGCTTCGTGGCCTTCTTCGAGATTGGCCCAGGCCCCATCCCCTGGTTTATCGTGGCAGAACTGTTCAGCCAAGGCCCTCGTCCCGCTGCCTTTGCCGTCGCCGGGCTGTCCAACTGGACCTCGAACTTCATCGTGGGCATGGGCTTCCAGTACATCGCG caaCTCTGTGGCTCCTACGTCTTCATCATCTTCACGGTGCTGCTAGTCCTCTTCTTCATCTTCACCTACTTCAAGGTGCCGGAGACGAAGGGTCGGACCTTTGACGAGATCGCCTCGGGTTTCCGTCAGGGGGGAGCCAACCAGAGCGACAAAACCCCGGATGAGTTTCACAGCTTGGGCGCCGACTCCCAGGTGTAA